A genomic window from Candidatus Pelagisphaera phototrophica includes:
- a CDS encoding lipid II:glycine glycyltransferase FemX yields the protein MTSFTQQISRESLSSSQISIFNPLERSDWDALVSRFPQCSFFHTSAWLKVLNETYGYLPIAIALTDQNTTRALTVFMEVDSWITGKRGVSLPFTDECQTLLFDEGDLPLLLDQVYALAAKQNWESLETRSASVLEKNALPSLVHYTHKLSLNPNPNSLFSQFSTSNRRAIRKAEASELSIDQESSLENLKSFYKLLCLTRKRHGMPPQPWMFFRAIQERILSQGRGSLFLATYKSAPIAGALFLQHKQNAIYKFGASNESFQAMRPNNFVMWNAIKSFAQNGCQQLDFGRTSLENKGLRRFKLAWGSSEKTLPYVRRNIKTQSIEIQSDQTHGWHNQIFKILPTPLSRLAGQLLYKHVA from the coding sequence ATGACTAGCTTTACTCAACAAATATCCAGAGAATCGCTCTCGAGCTCTCAAATTTCTATCTTCAATCCCCTCGAGCGATCGGACTGGGATGCCCTCGTATCTCGTTTTCCACAATGTTCCTTCTTCCACACATCTGCCTGGCTCAAGGTCCTCAATGAGACTTATGGCTATCTACCTATAGCGATCGCTCTTACTGACCAAAACACTACAAGAGCCCTGACGGTTTTCATGGAGGTCGACAGCTGGATCACCGGAAAACGTGGGGTTTCGCTTCCCTTTACAGACGAGTGCCAAACGCTCCTGTTTGACGAGGGCGATCTCCCTTTACTGCTCGACCAAGTCTATGCCCTAGCGGCTAAGCAGAACTGGGAATCGCTCGAAACGCGCTCGGCTTCAGTACTCGAAAAAAATGCCCTCCCCTCCCTCGTTCATTACACGCACAAGCTTTCGTTGAACCCCAACCCCAACTCACTCTTCTCGCAATTCAGCACCTCAAATCGCCGAGCTATTCGAAAAGCAGAAGCCTCTGAATTATCAATCGATCAAGAATCCAGCTTGGAGAACCTGAAATCCTTCTACAAATTGCTCTGTCTCACGCGCAAGCGTCATGGGATGCCTCCGCAGCCCTGGATGTTCTTTCGAGCAATACAAGAGAGAATTCTATCTCAGGGGCGGGGTTCTCTTTTTCTCGCGACCTACAAATCCGCTCCAATCGCCGGGGCTCTCTTTTTGCAGCATAAACAAAACGCCATCTACAAATTCGGGGCCTCTAACGAATCTTTTCAAGCCATGCGTCCCAATAACTTCGTTATGTGGAATGCCATCAAATCATTCGCCCAAAACGGCTGCCAACAACTTGATTTCGGCCGAACCTCCCTCGAAAACAAGGGTCTTAGACGTTTCAAGCTCGCCTGGGGATCCTCCGAAAAAACACTACCTTACGTTCGTCGTAACATCAAAACCCAATCCATCGAAATCCAGTCCGATCAAACCCATGGCTGGCATAACCAAATTTTCAAGATCCTCCCCACTCCACTGTCCCGTCTCGCTGGTCAACTCCTATACAAACACGTCGCTTAA
- a CDS encoding exopolysaccharide transport family protein translates to MNDPNLAPEPAAIKPGDIFYALFKHKVKIVLFTVIGIVVAPFVYKFYPEVYSSQSRLFIRYVEQAQTQISAGENANVRTVEQGDSIINSEMQIITSMDLASQIAEKIGPAVILNNPELAHEKNKAAKIINSGIRVSVPRRSSIITVEFSNANSRLVRPVLKELIDLYLAKHLETRSSGSFDSFVNQQAEQYRARLARTDEELQNALRRAGVISFTGAQTDQDQKASRIKDALLSSNAELASRKATLSELQRLSTQRVEGNSPQETVDNFQVEEAIDPGVLQSYGSLQARLDVIKRREQDMLLQYTDENILVVAVRSQINALELEIEELEQTHPILTDSNSPFVPGERGKPIDFSSNIIQTYALEAKIAMLNSQYEQIVAETEQLRSVQTEIEELNRRKAIEEQNYRYFSQSREKAKIDEAFGAGRINNIGIVQQPTPAVEGSEKMKLQVSLGALLGCIAIPLAWALGFELFLDQSIKRPIDVKRSLKIPLFLSIPDTKSRAYRKLLKNTGQQNVLDREKRIKAKPSKSSYQPKSPTLVAAAKSQPDRFGAGAVANMEASSPANPWEVDHALHSYYEALRDRLIGFFEGRGMTHKPKLIGLTGIGVAPGTTTMAAGLAATLSETGEGNVLLVDMNLGSESAQQFYLGKNIADLDELLGGGPVTEKKNEAKLVVAAEGTNGLKLPKILPNRFNEIVPKLKTSEFDYIIFDMPAVSPISVTPRLASFMDAVFLVIESEKANKDVVARATELLLKTNENIGAILNKTKSYVPQRLQEEYLGDL, encoded by the coding sequence ATGAACGATCCAAACCTAGCTCCAGAACCCGCTGCCATCAAACCTGGCGACATCTTTTACGCCTTATTCAAGCATAAGGTGAAGATTGTTCTTTTTACCGTAATCGGTATAGTCGTCGCACCATTTGTCTACAAATTCTATCCAGAGGTATACTCTTCGCAATCTCGTCTCTTCATTCGCTACGTTGAACAAGCACAAACTCAAATTTCCGCGGGTGAAAATGCCAACGTTCGTACTGTAGAACAGGGGGACTCCATCATCAACTCAGAAATGCAGATCATCACGAGCATGGATCTGGCTTCTCAAATCGCCGAGAAGATTGGCCCTGCGGTTATCCTCAATAACCCTGAATTAGCGCACGAAAAAAATAAGGCTGCCAAAATCATTAACTCCGGAATCAGAGTAAGTGTACCGCGCCGAAGCAGTATCATCACAGTCGAATTTTCCAACGCCAATAGTCGACTGGTCCGACCAGTCCTTAAAGAATTGATCGATTTATACTTGGCTAAACATTTGGAAACGCGCTCCAGCGGCTCTTTCGACAGCTTCGTAAATCAACAAGCCGAGCAATATCGTGCTCGACTCGCACGCACGGATGAGGAACTGCAGAATGCTCTCCGACGCGCTGGAGTAATTTCATTTACAGGAGCCCAAACAGATCAGGATCAAAAGGCCTCACGAATAAAAGATGCCTTACTCAGCAGCAATGCCGAGCTCGCTTCAAGGAAAGCCACTCTAAGTGAATTGCAAAGACTCTCCACTCAAAGGGTGGAGGGCAATTCACCCCAAGAGACAGTGGACAACTTCCAGGTGGAGGAAGCTATCGACCCGGGAGTCTTGCAGTCCTATGGTTCGCTTCAGGCCCGGCTGGATGTGATAAAACGCAGAGAGCAGGATATGCTGCTCCAATATACCGATGAAAATATACTGGTTGTGGCAGTTCGTTCTCAAATAAATGCATTAGAACTTGAAATAGAAGAATTGGAACAAACCCATCCCATACTAACCGATTCAAATTCTCCTTTCGTGCCAGGGGAGAGAGGGAAGCCGATAGACTTCAGCTCCAACATCATTCAAACGTACGCATTGGAAGCGAAAATCGCTATGCTCAATTCGCAATACGAGCAAATCGTTGCAGAGACCGAACAATTGAGGTCCGTTCAAACGGAAATAGAGGAGTTAAATCGACGCAAAGCGATCGAGGAGCAAAACTATAGATACTTTTCTCAATCCAGAGAAAAAGCGAAAATCGACGAAGCCTTTGGAGCAGGGCGCATCAACAACATTGGAATTGTACAACAACCAACTCCAGCCGTTGAAGGGAGTGAGAAAATGAAACTACAAGTCTCCCTGGGAGCCCTTTTGGGATGTATTGCCATTCCTCTCGCTTGGGCTTTGGGATTCGAATTGTTTTTAGATCAGTCCATCAAGCGCCCCATCGACGTTAAACGAAGCCTTAAAATTCCGCTCTTCCTATCCATTCCCGACACGAAAAGCCGAGCGTACCGGAAGCTGCTCAAAAATACGGGCCAGCAGAATGTGCTCGATCGCGAGAAACGAATCAAAGCCAAACCCTCTAAGAGCAGCTACCAGCCTAAATCGCCAACCCTTGTGGCTGCCGCGAAATCCCAGCCAGATCGTTTTGGAGCCGGTGCCGTGGCCAATATGGAAGCCTCTTCCCCAGCCAACCCATGGGAAGTAGATCACGCGCTCCACTCGTACTACGAAGCCCTGCGCGATCGCCTTATCGGCTTTTTCGAAGGCCGTGGAATGACCCATAAGCCCAAGCTTATCGGCCTAACGGGGATCGGGGTTGCCCCAGGGACAACCACCATGGCTGCGGGTCTGGCCGCCACACTCTCGGAGACAGGCGAAGGCAACGTACTGCTCGTTGACATGAATCTAGGTAGCGAATCCGCTCAACAATTTTACCTAGGCAAAAACATTGCCGATTTAGATGAACTCCTCGGAGGAGGACCGGTGACCGAAAAGAAAAACGAGGCCAAACTCGTCGTTGCCGCCGAAGGAACAAATGGGTTAAAACTGCCAAAAATATTGCCCAATCGCTTCAACGAAATCGTTCCCAAACTCAAGACCAGCGAGTTCGACTATATTATTTTCGATATGCCCGCGGTAAGCCCAATCAGTGTGACTCCACGCCTCGCTAGCTTCATGGACGCCGTATTTCTTGTCATCGAATCCGAGAAGGCCAACAAAGACGTCGTAGCCCGCGCCACCGAATTGCTTCTAAAAACAAACGAAAACATAGGGGCAATCCTCAACAAAACCAAAAGCTACGTCCCCCAACGCCTCCAAGAAGAATACTTGGGAGATCTTTAG
- a CDS encoding four helix bundle protein — protein sequence MRGSESFPKEETDAPTDQIRRSSRSVCAHSREAWAKRRYEAHLQASLQTWIAKRVKPTLG from the coding sequence TTGAGAGGCAGCGAATCATTTCCCAAAGAAGAAACCGACGCACCAACCGACCAGATTAGACGATCTTCGAGATCCGTTTGTGCGCACTCAAGGGAAGCCTGGGCCAAACGAAGATACGAAGCCCATTTACAAGCAAGCTTGCAGACGTGGATCGCGAAGCGAGTGAAACCGACACTTGGCTAG
- a CDS encoding four helix bundle protein, with the protein MDREASETDTWLDFALDADYINQQTHENLSNKHRHIRSMLG; encoded by the coding sequence GTGGATCGCGAAGCGAGTGAAACCGACACTTGGCTAGATTTTGCATTAGATGCGGACTACATTAACCAACAAACCCACGAAAACCTTTCAAACAAGCACAGACACATCAGGTCCATGCTCGGTTAA
- a CDS encoding sugar transferase, with amino-acid sequence MIRLRHKVFIHGLRIYDQFVLSVSLFVTVAIAKGVTSWIQIPIIFQREYKLIESVGLIAMLIAWTILFNRFVKYDTNRFVSLYRQIYGHAKASTATAFLLLLAGAIFEFETLGLKSIAVFWSLNLIFGIIARVVVRLLLVLTRQIDSNKRNVLIVGTDPDTIELSQRIAKNRELGYRISGYIALNDEEASQSSLELLGTLADLEVILEKERIDEVLIALPFEKNVEQVLEIVRLGYELGVVVRYTPSSKHAHILKTLHLETYEGCYVLTFFRERHVLQLLVKRFMDLAGSALLLILLSPLFALVALLVKLDSKGPVFFAQERVGMNKRSFKLLKFRSMVVNAEELKAQLAEQNEVDGPVFKIKKDPRITRVGRFIRKTSIDELPQLWNVLVGDISLVGPRPPLFGEVEQYDWLFRKRISIKPGITCLWQVSGRNNLSFGEWMELDKQYINNWSIWLDIKILLLTIPTVLLGRGAS; translated from the coding sequence ATGATTAGATTAAGACATAAGGTATTCATTCACGGATTGCGTATTTACGACCAGTTCGTACTGTCCGTCAGCCTATTCGTTACCGTCGCTATCGCAAAGGGCGTTACGAGTTGGATACAGATTCCCATCATATTCCAACGCGAGTACAAGCTCATCGAATCCGTCGGTCTAATAGCCATGCTGATTGCGTGGACGATCCTTTTCAATCGATTTGTCAAGTACGATACGAATCGATTCGTGAGCCTCTACCGGCAAATCTATGGGCATGCCAAAGCCAGCACAGCCACGGCGTTCCTGCTGCTACTCGCAGGCGCCATTTTTGAATTCGAGACGCTTGGGCTCAAATCAATCGCGGTATTCTGGTCCCTCAATTTGATTTTTGGAATAATCGCCCGAGTCGTTGTCAGGCTGCTTTTAGTTCTGACACGGCAAATCGATTCCAATAAGCGCAACGTGCTTATCGTGGGAACCGACCCGGATACCATCGAATTAAGCCAACGCATCGCCAAAAATCGCGAACTTGGATATCGCATTAGCGGCTATATAGCGCTGAACGATGAAGAGGCATCGCAGAGTTCGCTAGAATTGCTTGGAACATTAGCGGACCTCGAGGTGATTCTCGAAAAAGAGCGTATCGATGAAGTTCTCATCGCCCTCCCTTTCGAGAAGAATGTCGAGCAGGTTTTGGAAATCGTCCGCCTCGGATACGAACTCGGCGTCGTCGTACGCTACACTCCTAGCTCGAAACACGCACACATCTTGAAGACTCTACATCTAGAAACCTACGAAGGCTGCTACGTCTTAACTTTCTTTCGAGAACGACACGTCCTCCAACTTCTCGTCAAGCGATTCATGGACTTGGCCGGATCAGCGCTACTTCTAATCCTCCTAAGCCCGCTTTTCGCTCTCGTTGCCCTACTCGTGAAGCTAGATAGCAAAGGCCCCGTTTTCTTCGCCCAAGAACGCGTCGGCATGAACAAGCGCAGTTTCAAGCTGCTCAAATTCCGCTCCATGGTGGTCAATGCCGAAGAGCTAAAGGCCCAGCTCGCAGAACAAAACGAAGTCGACGGCCCCGTCTTCAAAATCAAGAAAGACCCGCGCATAACCCGAGTCGGAAGATTCATCCGAAAGACCAGTATCGACGAGCTGCCCCAGCTCTGGAACGTCCTTGTCGGCGATATTTCCCTAGTCGGACCACGCCCTCCGCTTTTTGGCGAAGTCGAGCAATACGATTGGCTTTTCCGAAAACGCATTTCGATAAAGCCCGGTATCACCTGCCTTTGGCAAGTAAGCGGACGCAACAACCTCAGTTTCGGAGAGTGGATGGAACTCGACAAGCAGTACATCAATAATTGGTCCATCTGGCTCGATATCAAAATTCTACTACTTACTATCCCCACCGTCCTCCTAGGCCGCGGAGCCTCTTGA
- a CDS encoding glycosyltransferase, which yields MKKQTSDHRSPTSTKRRPRVLALSSGGGHWVQLLRLRPAFKDCDITYATVSKGYESEVQGAKFRIVVDSNRDQKLKLILSFFSIAWLILTVRPHTILSTGAAPGFFAIFIGKLLGRKTIWVDSIANAEELSMSGQKAGKYATHWLTQWEHLAKPEGPQYYGNVLGDVSEEQNSESRDPEPEISHRPYEAHKRSTGSQRFSIFVTVGTDQHFDRMVKIIDQWAANNPTQEIFAQIGETDHQPTNIEYSKFLAPKEFVEQVKSTSLIIGHAGMGTILTALKHQKPILVIPKLASLGEHRNEHQTATAKYLSNQGKVNVAFDEDSLVAKLNNLKELAVTARVGAYANTTLTGQLTAFTQN from the coding sequence TTGAAAAAGCAGACTTCAGATCACCGATCTCCGACCTCCACTAAAAGGCGTCCCCGCGTTTTAGCCCTCTCTTCGGGTGGCGGCCATTGGGTCCAACTTTTACGACTACGTCCTGCTTTCAAAGATTGCGATATCACCTATGCCACAGTATCCAAAGGTTACGAATCCGAGGTACAAGGAGCTAAATTCCGCATTGTCGTCGATTCCAACCGAGATCAGAAGCTCAAACTCATCTTATCGTTCTTCAGCATCGCCTGGCTCATCCTAACGGTACGTCCCCACACAATACTATCAACCGGAGCCGCTCCCGGTTTCTTCGCAATCTTCATCGGCAAACTCCTCGGTAGAAAAACAATCTGGGTAGACAGCATCGCCAATGCTGAAGAACTTTCAATGTCTGGACAAAAAGCCGGAAAATACGCAACCCACTGGCTCACCCAATGGGAGCATCTCGCCAAACCCGAAGGTCCGCAATATTACGGAAATGTCCTTGGAGATGTTTCTGAGGAGCAGAATTCAGAAAGCAGAGATCCGGAGCCGGAAATCAGCCATAGACCCTACGAAGCTCATAAGCGAAGCACGGGCAGTCAAAGATTTTCGATCTTTGTAACAGTCGGCACCGACCAGCATTTCGATCGGATGGTCAAAATCATCGACCAATGGGCGGCGAACAACCCAACTCAAGAAATTTTCGCTCAAATTGGCGAAACCGACCACCAGCCGACCAATATCGAATATTCCAAATTTCTAGCTCCCAAAGAGTTTGTCGAGCAGGTCAAATCCACTTCGCTCATCATTGGTCACGCTGGGATGGGGACAATTTTAACCGCGCTAAAGCATCAAAAGCCAATTCTCGTAATTCCAAAACTCGCTAGTCTTGGCGAACATCGCAATGAGCACCAAACCGCCACTGCGAAGTACCTCTCTAACCAGGGTAAGGTAAACGTCGCTTTTGACGAAGACTCACTAGTGGCGAAACTCAATAACTTAAAAGAATTAGCAGTAACAGCTAGAGTGGGTGCTTATGCGAATACTACTCTTACCGGACAATTAACTGCTTTCACACAAAATTAA
- a CDS encoding glycosyltransferase, translating into MPAKSTNSQSPITYQQSDRRSGYVLVTPVRNEEKFISRTINSVINQTILPREWIIVSDGSTDATDKIVASYLAKHTWIRLIKLPKRKYPCFAAVVENTTLGINSLQTNDYQYLGLLDSDLEFRPDYFEKLIGEFHQDSKLGLAGGVAIDVGHSKEVLPRNKQDVPGALQFFSRECFEAIGSLTRIPEGGWDSITCTTARMKGFKTRLVTHLIVDHLKPRNTICGGVLRRKWQLGVRDHALGYHPIFEFVKCTGRLFRDKPYIVSSIAWISGFLYSSIANRKRLISSDFIQYVRSEQMKRLTDRATFRRSLKL; encoded by the coding sequence GTGCCTGCAAAATCGACCAATTCCCAATCACCTATCACCTATCAGCAATCTGACCGAAGGTCAGGATACGTTTTAGTTACTCCCGTTCGCAATGAGGAGAAATTCATCAGTCGCACCATCAATTCGGTTATCAACCAAACCATTTTACCCCGAGAATGGATCATTGTGAGCGACGGCTCAACCGATGCGACTGACAAAATAGTCGCAAGCTACCTGGCAAAGCACACTTGGATTAGGCTCATTAAACTTCCTAAACGGAAATACCCATGCTTCGCCGCAGTCGTGGAAAACACAACACTCGGCATCAATTCGCTCCAGACAAACGACTACCAATACTTAGGTCTGCTCGATTCCGATCTGGAGTTTCGACCGGACTATTTCGAAAAGCTAATTGGAGAATTCCATCAGGATTCTAAACTCGGACTAGCGGGTGGCGTAGCAATCGACGTCGGACATTCCAAAGAGGTGCTACCCAGAAACAAGCAAGACGTTCCCGGAGCTTTGCAGTTCTTTAGCAGGGAGTGCTTCGAAGCCATTGGCAGCCTCACTCGTATACCAGAAGGAGGTTGGGATAGTATCACTTGTACTACAGCCAGAATGAAAGGCTTCAAGACGAGGCTGGTAACCCACCTTATCGTCGACCATCTCAAACCTAGAAATACAATTTGTGGTGGCGTCCTAAGGAGGAAATGGCAACTAGGAGTTCGCGACCACGCACTTGGCTATCACCCTATTTTTGAATTCGTTAAATGTACAGGCCGCTTATTTAGAGATAAGCCATATATAGTATCCAGTATCGCATGGATCTCAGGCTTTTTATACTCCTCCATCGCCAATCGAAAACGCCTAATATCCAGTGACTTCATCCAGTACGTAAGATCTGAACAAATGAAGCGCCTCACCGACAGAGCGACATTCCGCCGGAGCCTCAAACTTTAA
- a CDS encoding polysaccharide deacetylase family protein, whose product MVILTFHGVGPVTREINEGERDCWIEQDFLKEVLDLVAKTEAVKITVDDGNASDLQYILPELEQRNLSGTFFLCSALLGKKTYLSIDGCKELLEANMTVGHHGKDHRPWRNLSTAELNEEIVNSRRELEGLLSISITEAACPFGAYDRKSIRALKSSGIQKAYTSDMGGTDENSWLCPRNTIRRSMSIDDVKAILAERPPYSRSFKRTLKIKLKAFR is encoded by the coding sequence ATGGTCATACTCACTTTCCATGGTGTTGGTCCTGTGACTCGTGAAATCAACGAGGGAGAACGTGACTGCTGGATAGAGCAAGACTTTCTTAAGGAAGTACTAGATCTTGTAGCCAAAACCGAAGCGGTAAAAATAACAGTCGACGACGGAAACGCATCAGACCTCCAATATATTCTCCCAGAACTAGAACAAAGAAACCTCTCAGGTACTTTTTTTCTCTGCTCTGCATTACTCGGGAAAAAGACATACCTTTCGATAGACGGCTGTAAGGAACTTCTTGAAGCTAATATGACCGTTGGACACCATGGGAAAGATCATCGCCCGTGGCGAAATCTCTCCACCGCTGAGTTGAACGAGGAGATAGTGAACAGCCGGCGAGAGCTCGAGGGACTCCTTTCGATATCTATTACTGAAGCAGCCTGTCCATTTGGGGCCTACGATAGAAAATCGATTAGGGCTTTAAAGTCCTCAGGCATCCAAAAAGCCTACACAAGCGACATGGGCGGCACCGACGAGAACAGTTGGCTATGTCCTAGAAACACGATCCGCCGCTCCATGAGCATCGATGACGTAAAAGCAATACTGGCGGAACGTCCCCCTTATTCCCGTAGTTTCAAGCGTACCCTAAAGATAAAACTCAAAGCATTCAGATAA